A single genomic interval of Megalobrama amblycephala isolate DHTTF-2021 linkage group LG17, ASM1881202v1, whole genome shotgun sequence harbors:
- the LOC125250719 gene encoding uncharacterized protein LOC125250719 isoform X1: MPGADWTRFRVRVMYSHDVYEIACAKLLEATITSDLNTEDEDNRPEYMKRKNRGCKRIVSSSEEEEEEQGRTAALRAPTKTKTYTQLAPAPCIPSLGALGEWSQPAGQGFWSPGHISETTVDPPSDANNSAASPRASPLSANITAPSPPQWSPVSTTNSLSATPTDTPTHAAAGRSQSSDQTGFQLTPQVYDTQHRSSREAVPTAIAKEILIQLDSIREQQLLILVQLQKISSSQAVPDFTPDPTHFGLPLSTIEELQCLEETLKYPEEKKNLTVLLGMVGGMTLKDTVGRVLKRTMNSSLARLINWSGANRKPAFKGLTLKSVVLDAVRRNALTKDNTEKEIELLITRWLQLASDRDGGRSQRANRQTMN, encoded by the exons ATGCCAGGTGCTGACTGGACTCGATTCAGAGTCCGTGTGATGTATTCACATG ACGTGTATGAGATTGCCTGTGCAAAGCTGCTAGAGGCAACAATTACCTCTGATCTAAATACTGAAGATGAGGACAACAGGCCAGAGTACATGAAGAGAAAGAATAG AGGCTGTAAAAGAATTGTAAGCAGCagtgaagaggaggaagaggagcaggGAAGGACCGCTGCACTTCGTGCCCCAACCAAAACGAAAACTTACACTCAACTTGCACCAGCCCCCTGCATCCCATCTCTTGGTG CTCTAGGTGAATGGAGTCAGCCAGCTGGTCAAGGTTTTTGGTCCCCAGGCCATATTTCAGAGACCACAGTGGATCCCCCTTCTGATGCAAACAACTCGGCAGCAA GTCCGCGGGCTTCTCCCCTTTCAGCGAACATCACAGCGCCTAGTCCACCACAGTGGTCTCCAGTCTCCACTACCAACAGCCTGAGTGCTACACCTACAGACACCCCAACCCATGCAGCAGCTGGCAGAAGTCAGTCATCAGACCAAACTGGATTTCAA ctCACACCACAAGTATATGACACACAACACAGGTCTTCTCGGGAGGCTGTGCCTACAG CAATTGCTAAGGAGATTCTCATCCAGCTCGATTCTATTAGGGAGCAGCAGTTGCTCATCCTGGTGCAGCTCCAAAAAATCTCCAGCAGTCAAGCAGTTCCAGACTTCACGCCAGACCCAACACATTTTGGGCTCCCACTTTCAACTATTGAGGAGCTCCAATGTTTGGAGGAGACATTAAAGTATCCAGAGGAGAAGAAGAATTTG ACTGTTCTTCTTGGAATGGTCGGAGGCATGACTCTTAAAGACACCGTGGGGCGGGTCCTGAAAAGAACAATGAACTCTTCGCTGGCGAGACTCATTAATTGGAGTGGGGCCAACCGAAAGCCTGCATTCAAAGGGCTCACTTTGAAAAGTGTGGTTCTTG ATGCAGTCCGCCGGAATGCCCTGACCAAAGATAATACAGAAAAGGAGATAGAGCTCCTCATCACCAGGTGGCTGCAGCTAGCATCTGATAGGGATGGTGGCCGAAGCCAGAGGGCGAATAGACAGACAATgaattaa
- the LOC125250719 gene encoding uncharacterized protein LOC125250719 isoform X2, with translation MPGADWTRFRVRVMYSHDVYEIACAKLLEATITSDLNTEDEDNRPEYMKRKNRGCKRIVSSSEEEEEEQGRTAALRAPTKTKTYTQLAPAPCIPSLGALGEWSQPAGQGFWSPGHISETTVDPPSDANNSAASPRASPLSANITAPSPPQWSPVSTTNSLSATPTDTPTHAAAGRSQSSDQTGFQLTPQVYDTQHRSSREAVPTAIAKEILIQLDSIREQQLLILVQLQKISSSQAVPDFTPDPTHFGLPLSTIEELQCLEETLKYPEEKKNLTVLLGMVGGMTLKDTVGRVLKRTMNSSLARLINWSGANRKPAFKGLTLKSVVLDAVRRNALTKDNTEKEIELLITRWLQLASDRDGGRSQRANRQTMN, from the exons ATGCCAGGTGCTGACTGGACTCGATTCAGAGTCCGTGTGATGTATTCACATG ACGTGTATGAGATTGCCTGTGCAAAGCTGCTAGAGGCAACAATTACCTCTGATCTAAATACTGAAGATGAGGACAACAGGCCAGAGTACATGAAGAGAAAGAATAG AGGCTGTAAAAGAATTGTAAGCAGCagtgaagaggaggaagaggagcaggGAAGGACCGCTGCACTTCGTGCCCCAACCAAAACGAAAACTTACACTCAACTTGCACCAGCCCCCTGCATCCCATCTCTTGGTG CTCTAGGTGAATGGAGTCAGCCAGCTGGTCAAGGTTTTTGGTCCCCAGGCCATATTTCAGAGACCACAGTGGATCCCCCTTCTGATGCAAACAACTCGGCAGCAAGTCCACGGGCTTCTCCCCTTTCAGCGAACATCACAGCGCCTAGTCCACCACAGTGGTCTCCAGTCTCCACTACCAACAGCCTGAGTGCTACACCTACAGACACCCCAACCCATGCAGCAGCTGGCAGAAGTCAGTCATCAGACCAAACTGGATTTCAA ctCACACCACAAGTATATGACACACAACACAGGTCTTCTCGGGAGGCTGTGCCTACAG CAATTGCTAAGGAGATTCTCATCCAGCTCGATTCTATTAGGGAGCAGCAGTTGCTCATCCTGGTGCAGCTCCAAAAAATCTCCAGCAGTCAAGCAGTTCCAGACTTCACGCCAGACCCAACACATTTTGGGCTCCCACTTTCAACTATTGAGGAGCTCCAATGTTTGGAGGAGACATTAAAGTATCCAGAGGAGAAGAAGAATTTG ACTGTTCTTCTTGGAATGGTCGGAGGCATGACTCTTAAAGACACCGTGGGGCGGGTCCTGAAAAGAACAATGAACTCTTCGCTGGCGAGACTCATTAATTGGAGTGGGGCCAACCGAAAGCCTGCATTCAAAGGGCTCACTTTGAAAAGTGTGGTTCTTG ATGCAGTCCGCCGGAATGCCCTGACCAAAGATAATACAGAAAAGGAGATAGAGCTCCTCATCACCAGGTGGCTGCAGCTAGCATCTGATAGGGATGGTGGCCGAAGCCAGAGGGCGAATAGACAGACAATgaattaa